The Cryptomeria japonica chromosome 9, Sugi_1.0, whole genome shotgun sequence DNA segment AAGACTCCTTGGAAAAAGGTTGcccatttgttcatccatttaagATTTTGTTTCATCAAAGACTCCATTTTCTCTCTCTAAAGACTTCtcttttttttaagaaattttaatttttttagaaatttttttgaTGTAGTTTAACGGAGAGCAAGGGTTAATGGTGAGTTTAAAATGCACCATAGGTTAAATCTTGAAAGGTTAAATAGAGTGATGGGTGAATTATTGTCCATTTGTTCATCCAATTAAGATTTTGTTTTATCAAAGACTCCATTTTCTTTCTCTAAAGATTTCTCtttttttaagaaattttaatttttcttagaAATCTTTTTTTGATGTAGTTTAACGTAATTTCGGAGAGCAAGGGTTAATGGTGAGTTAAAATGCACCCTAGGTTAAATCTTGAAAGGTTAAATAGAGTGATGGGTGAATTGTTGTAGTCTAGGGCGTGTGTGATGATAAATACTTGTGCGGATAAGAAGAGTTTTGGACTATATTGTGGTTCATGGGGTTGATACTTCGTCAATTTAAAGAGGGTTTTGAGAACAAAGAGGTCTGACTTTGCAAGCTTTTGcttttttggttttctgtttttTGTTTTATGTAGGGTTGAACGTGCAGCATTCTTTGAACGCTTTGGTGTTGTCTGCATTCAATTTAGTTAGTAGGAAAGAATAATCAGTGCCATACGAGCAAGTTCATTGTTCTTTACAGTTACTGATTGGGAGCTCAACTTTGGAGTCAGGTATGTAGCCTGTTGTTTTGTGTTTGAAGATTTTGTTCAAGTTCACTTTTGTTGTCAGGACTTTCAGTTCCCAAACTAGTTTCTGTTAGAGCTTTTGTAAATAAGTTGCGTAGAGATAGCTTGGATTGACATTTCGGAATACTATTTGTGACCCATCATTAGGATGTTTGATGGATTTGTTCTGCTGAAAAGTTAGTGGTGGGAATTCAGTGGTTTGAAGTTTAATCAAGTTTGGGCACACCCTTTCTCCACTGGTTTTTGTTGTTGCTTGTCCTGATTTAGCATATGAACCCTCAAATTCATCAGTTGTAAAGAATTCTTGGCTTTCAGTCTCTTGTTTCCCCAGTCTCCTCTTGTTTGATTGCAGTGGACGGTGAGAAAAAGATAGAACACGATGGACTCCTACCGGCAAACTTCTACCGGATATTCGTCTTCTTGCGTGGAGTCTCCACTTAGCGTCAATTCCCACAGAGGTAGACCAGCAGATTATAGTCACAATGGGTCTAGTTTTGGTCCTACACAACATGATGGGTGCCAGAATCCTGAGAATAGTAGGGAAAATGGAAAACACAATTATGCGATGGGAGGAGATATAAGGGAGGAGGGGCAGAGGCAAGCTTTTGTAGGCATCCTGGATGTATACGTCCACCATGCCAGAGATATTCACAATATTTGTATCTATGACAAGCAGGATGTGTATGCTAAGTTGTCTCTTACCAGCAAGCCGGAGGGAGCATTCTCAACTCAAATATCTAATGGAGGAGGAAGGAATCCCGTATTCAATGAGAGTTTGCAGCTCAAAATCAACAGTCATGTAGATACATCTTTGAAATGTGAGGTATGGATGCTAAGCCGTGCAAAGAATTACCTAGAAGACCAGTTGTTGGGTTTTGCCTTGGTGCCCTTGGCTTCTGTTGTAGGTAAGGGAAAAGTGACTCAGGATTTTGCATTGTCTTCAACTGACCTTTTTCATTCCCTTGCTGGTATAGTTCAGTTAACTCTCTCTTATCAGGGATCAGTACCCTCAGATTATCATAGTCAAACAATTGCTGAAGCAAACTTGGCATTGTCGTCATCTGACATAAGCTCAGAAGCCGTTTTACtgggtcatggaatggagaattcTGAATCTAACAGTTACAATGACATTGAGTTCCCTGACCTGCAAATTGCTAGCGAAAATAATCAAATGGTTTCTGAATACATCAAAATGGCCTCAGATGATCTGAAACCTGACAACTCTCTAAAGATAGCTGATCCAAATGAAAGTGAATTCTGTGGAGCATCATTTTCACAATTGGGTACTTTTGCCTCGacagaaggtgactatgaaatggCACCCAATGTGACAGATGAGAAATGTGCAGATTCTTTAACTGTTACTGCTAAGGTTGATAATTCATATGATTATGGAACCGACCCAGATGCAGAGAATTCGTCTTTCCATGTTGGCAGCTCTACTACAAGCAGCTCAAGTGAAG contains these protein-coding regions:
- the LOC131062896 gene encoding uncharacterized protein LOC131062896; translated protein: MDSYRQTSTGYSSSCVESPLSVNSHRGRPADYSHNGSSFGPTQHDGCQNPENSRENGKHNYAMGGDIREEGQRQAFVGILDVYVHHARDIHNICIYDKQDVYAKLSLTSKPEGAFSTQISNGGGRNPVFNESLQLKINSHVDTSLKCEVWMLSRAKNYLEDQLLGFALVPLASVVGKGKVTQDFALSSTDLFHSLAGIVQLTLSYQGSVPSDYHSQTIAEANLALSSSDISSEAVLLGHGMENSESNSYNDIEFPDLQIASENNQMVSEYIKMASDDLKPDNSLKIADPNESEFCGASFSQLGTFASTEGDYEMAPNVTDEKCADSLTVTAKVDNSYDYGTDPDAENSSFHVGSSTTSSSSEGQCPRDFSIQKGGSGLESSRFLGIENASNGTSLNGIGHSLSKENLPSKDSVKGVAASSSQPKVSEEGMAMPAMPYTNPLVSINLEPEQTVVQQQIVDMYMKSMQQFTESLAKMKLPMDIENKGSDDSAKSGSDQKNVQSGRNGGSRVFYGSRAFF